A single region of the Lycium barbarum isolate Lr01 chromosome 2, ASM1917538v2, whole genome shotgun sequence genome encodes:
- the LOC132628491 gene encoding uncharacterized protein LOC132628491, which translates to MASSSQHSVKKYFTKVPKSSVASSSQPNQEANAHHSEVPLPSSQEFDLSTLNYDPGERTPILDYHPNHRDVIRRSYLINGPCQPRLLQHEYSQTNISGSMRRFNSEWFDDVYHDWLEYSVSKDAAYCLYCYLFKGYNTNQGGGEVFSTIGFKSWQKKKNLGKHIGLPNSPHSQSKKKCQDLLRVQQSIHFALEMQFSQFKHAYWVRLSASVDVVRLLITQGLEFRGHDESKSSLSRGNFLQIFSWYAKKCDNIHDYVLEHAPQNDQMTSPIIQKDIVSARKIETIKAILEELNGDYFSLLADESFDVSRKEQMAIVLRYIDRNGFVMERLLDIVHVQDTSALSLKRAIANLLAQHSLSLSYVRGKCYDGARNMQGEINGLKMLIRQESRSAHSIHCFAHQLQLTLVAVSKKCIQVGKLVVLVSNILNVLGSSFKRMDEFQDSQK; encoded by the coding sequence TCTCAGCATTCAGTAAAGAAGTATTTTACCAAAGTACCGAAATCCAGTGTAGCTTCTTCTAGTCAACCTAACCAGGAAGCAAATGCCCACCATTCAGAAGTACCATTACCTTCTTCTCAAGAATTTGATTTGAGTACTTTAAATTATGATCCGGGTGAAAGAACCCCAATCTTGGACTATCATCCAAACCATCGTGATGTTATTAGAAGATCATACCTTATTAATGGTCCTTGTCAACCTCGGTTGCTTCAGCATGAGTATTCTCAAACGAATATTTCTGGATCAATGCGTCGTTTTAATTCTGAATGGTTTGATGATGTATATCATGATTGGTTGGAGTATAGTGTTAGTAAAGATGCAGCCTATTGTTTGTATTGTTATCTATTTAAAGGCTACAACACTAATCAAGGTGGGGGTGAAGTATTTTCAACTATTGGGTTTAAGAGTTGGCAGAAAAAGAAGAATCTTGGAAAACATATTGGTCTACCGAACAGCCCACATAGCCAGTCAAAAAAGAAATGTCAAGATTTATTGCGGGTACAACAGTCTATTCATTTTGCACTTGAGATGCAATTTAGTCAATTTAAGCATGCATATTGGGTCCGGTTAAGTGCTTCAGTTGATGTAGTAAGACTTCTTATAACTCAAGGATTGGAATTTCGAGGTCATGATGAATCTAAATCATCACTCAGTAGGGgtaattttcttcaaattttctcATGGTATGCGAAAAAGTGTGATAATATTCATGATTATGTACTGGAACATGCTCCTCAAAATGATCAAATGACTTCGCCAATAATTCAGAAAGATATTGTGAGTGCTCGTAAGATAGAAACAATTAAAGCTATTCTTGAGGAATTAAATGGTGACTACTTTTCTTTACTAGCTGATGAGTCTTTTGATGTGTCACGCAAGGAGCAAATGGCTATTGTCTTAAGATATATTGATAGAAATGGATTTGTGATGGAGCGGCTTCTTGACATTGTTCATGTTCAAGATACTAGTGCTTTATCTCTAAAGAGGGCAATTGCTAATTTACTTGCTCAACATTCCTTAAGTCTATCATATGTGCGTGGAAAATGTTATGATGGGGCAAGAAATATGCAAGGTGAGATCAATGGCCTTAAAATGTTGATTAGGCAAGAAAGTAGATCGGCCCATTCCATTCATTGTTTTgctcatcaacttcaactaaCTCTTGTTGCGGTCTCGAAAAAATGTATTCAAGTGGGAAAACTTGTAGTATTAGTTTCCAATATTTTGAATGTATTGGGATCTTCTTTTAAGCGTATGGATGAATTTCAAGATTCTCAAAAATAA